Proteins co-encoded in one Lasioglossum baleicum chromosome 14, iyLasBale1, whole genome shotgun sequence genomic window:
- the Hppy gene encoding MAP4K3-like protein hppy isoform X16 codes for MALNANALSSDISRRNPQDEYELIQRIGSGTYGDVYKAKRLSMNDLAAIKVIKLEPGDDFAIIQQEILMMKDCRHPNIIAYYGSYLRRDKLWICMEYCGGGSLQDIYHITGPLSEIQIAYMCRETLLGLAYLHSMGKMHRDIKSANILLTEAGDVKLADFGVSAQITATINKRKSFIGTPYWMAPEVAAVERKGGYNQLCDIWACGITAIELAELQPPMFDLHPMRALFLMSKSGFKPPTLKDKDKWSPTFHNFVKVALTKNPKKRPTAEKLLQHAFFQGEMSKRLALELLQKVSNPSHMFTDLEADEDGAVPNVPQRIASRHTARPRPKSPVPQLDSDDQINLDGTLQREVVSPSVDGSLGWDIMDIMNNVKTVHNCDAHPDCGIGTAFEDEQEKATLPLGETSNDCELHCPYYNMSGQNETPGDGDRESMSPDLLSDTPPVPPRRRDRKRHTPPRPISNGLPPTPKVHMGACFSKVFNGCPLRIHCTASWIHPDTRDQHLLIAAEEGIYNLNLNELHETAIDQLYPRRTIWMYVIKDVLMSLSGKTPQLYRHDLLAMQSKQSHRFSLHMNKIPERLVPRKFALTTKVPDTKGCTKCCVGRNPYNGYKYLCGAMPTGIFLMQWYDPLNKFMLLKHFDCSLPSPLNVFEIIITPEMEYPMVCVSVKQPYQQNKLKLDLINMNSGASWFHSDELEDMDGSATVIPRRENLHVINVTQLEKNAILVCYDNVVKVVTLQGKPRSTRKQMSELHFNFEIESIICLPDSVLAFHKHGMQGRSFKNGEVTQEISDPSRTYRLLGSDKVVMLESHLVQSGTLTESEGADLYILAGHEASY; via the exons ATGGCTTTGAACGCGAACGCATTGTCCAGTGACATAAGCCGACGAAATCCTCAGGATGAGTACGAGCTCATCCAGAGGATAGGTAGCGGAACGTACGGAGACGTTTACAAG GCCAAAAGACTTTCCATGAATGACCTCGCCGCTATTAAGGTTATCAAATTGGAACCAG GGGATGATTTTGCAATTATTCAACAAGAAATCTTGATGATGAAAGATTGCAGGCATCCAAACATAATTGCATATTACGGGAGCTACCTGAGAAGGGATAAATTATGGATTTGTATGGAATACTGCGGAGGTGGTTCCCTGCAGGATATATATCACA TAACTGGACCATTGTCAGAAATACAAATAGCGTATATGTGCCGAGAGACCCTGTTGGGATTGGCTTACTTGCACAGTATGGGGAAGATGCATCGTGACATTAAAAGTGCCAATATATTATTAACAGAAGCTGGTGATGTGAAATTAGCCGACTTCGGAGTTTCAGCACAGATTACAGCCACTATTAATAAAAGGAAAAGTTTTATCGGCACACCCTATTGGATGGCACCAGAG GTGGCAGCTGTAGAAAGGAAAGGTGGCTACAATCAACTTTGTGATATTTGGGCATGCGGTATCACCGCGATAGAATTGGCGGAATTGCAGCCTCCCATGTTCGATCTGCATCCTATGCGAGCGCTTTTTCTCATGTCGAAGTCCGGTTTCAAACCGCCGACATTGAAAGACAAAGACAAATGGAGTCCGACATTCCACAATTTCGTGAAGGTCGCACTCACGAAAAATCCTAAAAAACGACCAACGGCTGAGAAACTCCTACAG CACGCGTTTTTTCAAGGCGAGATGAGCAAACGTTTAGCCTTGGAATTGTTGCAAAAGGTATCGAATCCTAGTCATATGTTTACTGATTTAGAAGCTGATGAAGACGGAGCCGTACCGAACGTTCCGCAAAGAATCGCTTCGCGTCATACTGCAAGACCTAGACCAAAAAGCCCCGTACCGCAATTAGATAGCGACG ATCAAATTAATCTAGATGGAACATTACAAAGGGAAGTAGTATCGCCGTCTGTGGATGGTAGTCTAGGATGGGATATTATGGATATCATGAATAATGTAAAG ACTGTTCATAACTGTGATGCGCATCCAGACTGTGGTATTGGTACTGCATTCGAAGACGAGCAAGAGAA AGCTACGCTTCCTCTGGGAGAGACATCGAATGATTGCGAATTGCACTGCCCGTACTACAACATGTCAG GCCAAAACGAGACGCCGGGTGACGGGGACAGAGAAAGCATGAGTCCGGACTTATTATCGGACACTCCGCCTGTCCCACCAAGAAGAAGGGACAGGAAACGTCATACACCGCCCAGACCCATCAGCAATGGACTACCGCCTACACCCAAAGTTCACATGGGGGCGTGTTTCTCAAAA GTATTCAACGGCTGTCCCTTAAGAATACACTGCACCGCAAGTTGGATCCATCCGGACACAAGGGATCAACACCTATTGATCGCAGCAGAAGAAGGAATTTACAACTTGAACCTAAACGAACTTCATGAAACTGCTATAGACCAGCTGTACCCCAGACGTACGATCTGGATGTACGTCATCAAAGACGTTCTCATGTCTTTGTCCG GCAAAACTCCGCAACTATACAGACACGACTTATTAGCGATGCAGAGCAAACAGAGCCACAGGTTTTCACTGCACATGAACAAAATACCAGAGAGATTAGTCCCGAGGAAGTTTGCGCTGACCACCAAGGTCCCGGACACCAAGGGATGCACCAAATGCTGCGTTGGCAGAAATCCGTACAATGG GTACAAGTATCTTTGCGGTGCGATGCCTACGGGAATATTCCTGATGCAATGGTACGACCCACTGAACAAATTCATGCTCCTGAAACACTTCGACTGCTCCCTCCCTTCGCCGTTAAACGTATTCGAGATTATTATCACGCCCGAGATGGAGTATCCGATGGTGTGCGTGTCCGTGAAACAACCATATCAACAGAACAAATTGAAATTAGACTTGATCAACATGAATTCGGGGGCGAGCTGGTTTCACAGCGACGAACTGGAAGACATGGATGGTTCAG CCACTGTGATACCAAGAAGAGAAAACCTTCATGTCATCAATGTAACTCAGTTGGAGAAGAATGCTATACTAGTGTGTTACGACA ACGTAGTGAAAGTGGTGACACTGCAGGGGAAGCCCAGATCGACCAGAAAGCAAATGTCGGAGTTGCATTTTAACTTTGAAATCGAGTCCATCA TCTGCTTGCCAGATAGCGTACTAGCATTCCACAAGCATGGTATGCAAGGTAGGAGTTTTAAGAATGGCGAAGTTACGCAGGAGATCAGCGACCCGAGTAGAACGTACAGATTGCTAGGATCCGATAA GGTGGTGATGTTGGAGAGTCACTTGGTCCAGTCAGGCACGCTGACAGAATCCGAGGGAGCAGACTTGTACATACTTGCTGGACACGAGGCCAGTTACTAG
- the Hppy gene encoding MAP4K3-like protein hppy isoform X6 — MALNANALSSDISRRNPQDEYELIQRIGSGTYGDVYKAKRLSMNDLAAIKVIKLEPGDDFAIIQQEILMMKDCRHPNIIAYYGSYLRRDKLWICMEYCGGGSLQDIYHITGPLSEIQIAYMCRETLLGLAYLHSMGKMHRDIKSANILLTEAGDVKLADFGVSAQITATINKRKSFIGTPYWMAPEVAAVERKGGYNQLCDIWACGITAIELAELQPPMFDLHPMRALFLMSKSGFKPPTLKDKDKWSPTFHNFVKVALTKNPKKRPTAEKLLQHAFFQGEMSKRLALELLQKVSNPSHMFTDLEADEDGAVPNVPQRIASRHTARPRPKSPVPQLDSDDQINLDGTLQREVVSPSVDGSLGWDIMDIMNNVKTVHNCDAHPDCGIGTAFEDEQEKGNAMSMVGGHCDQLYSLQATLPLGETSNDCELHCPYYNMSGSQASPRRHSSVDELYGLVSSSQSLTAANGQRQRSLSDSGPRDESSQSNGQNETPGDGDRESMSPDLLSDTPPVPPRRRDRKRHTPPRPISNGLPPTPKVHMGACFSKVFNGCPLRIHCTASWIHPDTRDQHLLIAAEEGIYNLNLNELHETAIDQLYPRRTIWMYVIKDVLMSLSGKTPQLYRHDLLAMQSKQSHRFSLHMNKIPERLVPRKFALTTKVPDTKGCTKCCVGRNPYNGYKYLCGAMPTGIFLMQWYDPLNKFMLLKHFDCSLPSPLNVFEIIITPEMEYPMVCVSVKQPYQQNKLKLDLINMNSGASWFHSDELEDMDGSATVIPRRENLHVINVTQLEKNAILVCYDNVVKVVTLQGKPRSTRKQMSELHFNFEIESIICLPDSVLAFHKHGMQGRSFKNGEVTQEISDPSRTYRLLGSDKVVMLESHLVQSGTLTESEGADLYILAGHEASY, encoded by the exons ATGGCTTTGAACGCGAACGCATTGTCCAGTGACATAAGCCGACGAAATCCTCAGGATGAGTACGAGCTCATCCAGAGGATAGGTAGCGGAACGTACGGAGACGTTTACAAG GCCAAAAGACTTTCCATGAATGACCTCGCCGCTATTAAGGTTATCAAATTGGAACCAG GGGATGATTTTGCAATTATTCAACAAGAAATCTTGATGATGAAAGATTGCAGGCATCCAAACATAATTGCATATTACGGGAGCTACCTGAGAAGGGATAAATTATGGATTTGTATGGAATACTGCGGAGGTGGTTCCCTGCAGGATATATATCACA TAACTGGACCATTGTCAGAAATACAAATAGCGTATATGTGCCGAGAGACCCTGTTGGGATTGGCTTACTTGCACAGTATGGGGAAGATGCATCGTGACATTAAAAGTGCCAATATATTATTAACAGAAGCTGGTGATGTGAAATTAGCCGACTTCGGAGTTTCAGCACAGATTACAGCCACTATTAATAAAAGGAAAAGTTTTATCGGCACACCCTATTGGATGGCACCAGAG GTGGCAGCTGTAGAAAGGAAAGGTGGCTACAATCAACTTTGTGATATTTGGGCATGCGGTATCACCGCGATAGAATTGGCGGAATTGCAGCCTCCCATGTTCGATCTGCATCCTATGCGAGCGCTTTTTCTCATGTCGAAGTCCGGTTTCAAACCGCCGACATTGAAAGACAAAGACAAATGGAGTCCGACATTCCACAATTTCGTGAAGGTCGCACTCACGAAAAATCCTAAAAAACGACCAACGGCTGAGAAACTCCTACAG CACGCGTTTTTTCAAGGCGAGATGAGCAAACGTTTAGCCTTGGAATTGTTGCAAAAGGTATCGAATCCTAGTCATATGTTTACTGATTTAGAAGCTGATGAAGACGGAGCCGTACCGAACGTTCCGCAAAGAATCGCTTCGCGTCATACTGCAAGACCTAGACCAAAAAGCCCCGTACCGCAATTAGATAGCGACG ATCAAATTAATCTAGATGGAACATTACAAAGGGAAGTAGTATCGCCGTCTGTGGATGGTAGTCTAGGATGGGATATTATGGATATCATGAATAATGTAAAG ACTGTTCATAACTGTGATGCGCATCCAGACTGTGGTATTGGTACTGCATTCGAAGACGAGCAAGAGAA GGGGAATGCAATGTCGATGGTTGGTGGGCATTGCGACCAGCTATATTCCCTGCA AGCTACGCTTCCTCTGGGAGAGACATCGAATGATTGCGAATTGCACTGCCCGTACTACAACATGTCAG GATCTCAAGCAAGCCCCAGGCGTCACAGCTCTGTGGACGAGTTGTATGGTCTGGTGAGCAGTTCACAATCCCTAACTGCTGCCAATGGACAACGTCAACGGTCTCTCTCGGACAGTGGTCCTAGAGACGAGTCCTCACAGTCTAATG GCCAAAACGAGACGCCGGGTGACGGGGACAGAGAAAGCATGAGTCCGGACTTATTATCGGACACTCCGCCTGTCCCACCAAGAAGAAGGGACAGGAAACGTCATACACCGCCCAGACCCATCAGCAATGGACTACCGCCTACACCCAAAGTTCACATGGGGGCGTGTTTCTCAAAA GTATTCAACGGCTGTCCCTTAAGAATACACTGCACCGCAAGTTGGATCCATCCGGACACAAGGGATCAACACCTATTGATCGCAGCAGAAGAAGGAATTTACAACTTGAACCTAAACGAACTTCATGAAACTGCTATAGACCAGCTGTACCCCAGACGTACGATCTGGATGTACGTCATCAAAGACGTTCTCATGTCTTTGTCCG GCAAAACTCCGCAACTATACAGACACGACTTATTAGCGATGCAGAGCAAACAGAGCCACAGGTTTTCACTGCACATGAACAAAATACCAGAGAGATTAGTCCCGAGGAAGTTTGCGCTGACCACCAAGGTCCCGGACACCAAGGGATGCACCAAATGCTGCGTTGGCAGAAATCCGTACAATGG GTACAAGTATCTTTGCGGTGCGATGCCTACGGGAATATTCCTGATGCAATGGTACGACCCACTGAACAAATTCATGCTCCTGAAACACTTCGACTGCTCCCTCCCTTCGCCGTTAAACGTATTCGAGATTATTATCACGCCCGAGATGGAGTATCCGATGGTGTGCGTGTCCGTGAAACAACCATATCAACAGAACAAATTGAAATTAGACTTGATCAACATGAATTCGGGGGCGAGCTGGTTTCACAGCGACGAACTGGAAGACATGGATGGTTCAG CCACTGTGATACCAAGAAGAGAAAACCTTCATGTCATCAATGTAACTCAGTTGGAGAAGAATGCTATACTAGTGTGTTACGACA ACGTAGTGAAAGTGGTGACACTGCAGGGGAAGCCCAGATCGACCAGAAAGCAAATGTCGGAGTTGCATTTTAACTTTGAAATCGAGTCCATCA TCTGCTTGCCAGATAGCGTACTAGCATTCCACAAGCATGGTATGCAAGGTAGGAGTTTTAAGAATGGCGAAGTTACGCAGGAGATCAGCGACCCGAGTAGAACGTACAGATTGCTAGGATCCGATAA GGTGGTGATGTTGGAGAGTCACTTGGTCCAGTCAGGCACGCTGACAGAATCCGAGGGAGCAGACTTGTACATACTTGCTGGACACGAGGCCAGTTACTAG
- the Hppy gene encoding MAP4K3-like protein hppy isoform X11: protein MALNANALSSDISRRNPQDEYELIQRIGSGTYGDVYKAKRLSMNDLAAIKVIKLEPGDDFAIIQQEILMMKDCRHPNIIAYYGSYLRRDKLWICMEYCGGGSLQDIYHITGPLSEIQIAYMCRETLLGLAYLHSMGKMHRDIKSANILLTEAGDVKLADFGVSAQITATINKRKSFIGTPYWMAPEVAAVERKGGYNQLCDIWACGITAIELAELQPPMFDLHPMRALFLMSKSGFKPPTLKDKDKWSPTFHNFVKVALTKNPKKRPTAEKLLQHAFFQGEMSKRLALELLQKVSNPSHMFTDLEADEDGAVPNVPQRIASRHTARPRPKSPVPQLDSDDQINLDGTLQREVVSPSVDGSLGWDIMDIMNNVKTVHNCDAHPDCGIGTAFEDEQEKATLPLGETSNDCELHCPYYNMSGSQASPRRHSSVDELYGLVSSSQSLTAANGQRQRSLSDSGPRDESSQSNGQNETPGDGDRESMSPDLLSDTPPVPPRRRDRKRHTPPRPISNGLPPTPKVHMGACFSKVFNGCPLRIHCTASWIHPDTRDQHLLIAAEEGIYNLNLNELHETAIDQLYPRRTIWMYVIKDVLMSLSGKTPQLYRHDLLAMQSKQSHRFSLHMNKIPERLVPRKFALTTKVPDTKGCTKCCVGRNPYNGYKYLCGAMPTGIFLMQWYDPLNKFMLLKHFDCSLPSPLNVFEIIITPEMEYPMVCVSVKQPYQQNKLKLDLINMNSGASWFHSDELEDMDGSATVIPRRENLHVINVTQLEKNAILVCYDNVVKVVTLQGKPRSTRKQMSELHFNFEIESIICLPDSVLAFHKHGMQGRSFKNGEVTQEISDPSRTYRLLGSDKVVMLESHLVQSGTLTESEGADLYILAGHEASY from the exons ATGGCTTTGAACGCGAACGCATTGTCCAGTGACATAAGCCGACGAAATCCTCAGGATGAGTACGAGCTCATCCAGAGGATAGGTAGCGGAACGTACGGAGACGTTTACAAG GCCAAAAGACTTTCCATGAATGACCTCGCCGCTATTAAGGTTATCAAATTGGAACCAG GGGATGATTTTGCAATTATTCAACAAGAAATCTTGATGATGAAAGATTGCAGGCATCCAAACATAATTGCATATTACGGGAGCTACCTGAGAAGGGATAAATTATGGATTTGTATGGAATACTGCGGAGGTGGTTCCCTGCAGGATATATATCACA TAACTGGACCATTGTCAGAAATACAAATAGCGTATATGTGCCGAGAGACCCTGTTGGGATTGGCTTACTTGCACAGTATGGGGAAGATGCATCGTGACATTAAAAGTGCCAATATATTATTAACAGAAGCTGGTGATGTGAAATTAGCCGACTTCGGAGTTTCAGCACAGATTACAGCCACTATTAATAAAAGGAAAAGTTTTATCGGCACACCCTATTGGATGGCACCAGAG GTGGCAGCTGTAGAAAGGAAAGGTGGCTACAATCAACTTTGTGATATTTGGGCATGCGGTATCACCGCGATAGAATTGGCGGAATTGCAGCCTCCCATGTTCGATCTGCATCCTATGCGAGCGCTTTTTCTCATGTCGAAGTCCGGTTTCAAACCGCCGACATTGAAAGACAAAGACAAATGGAGTCCGACATTCCACAATTTCGTGAAGGTCGCACTCACGAAAAATCCTAAAAAACGACCAACGGCTGAGAAACTCCTACAG CACGCGTTTTTTCAAGGCGAGATGAGCAAACGTTTAGCCTTGGAATTGTTGCAAAAGGTATCGAATCCTAGTCATATGTTTACTGATTTAGAAGCTGATGAAGACGGAGCCGTACCGAACGTTCCGCAAAGAATCGCTTCGCGTCATACTGCAAGACCTAGACCAAAAAGCCCCGTACCGCAATTAGATAGCGACG ATCAAATTAATCTAGATGGAACATTACAAAGGGAAGTAGTATCGCCGTCTGTGGATGGTAGTCTAGGATGGGATATTATGGATATCATGAATAATGTAAAG ACTGTTCATAACTGTGATGCGCATCCAGACTGTGGTATTGGTACTGCATTCGAAGACGAGCAAGAGAA AGCTACGCTTCCTCTGGGAGAGACATCGAATGATTGCGAATTGCACTGCCCGTACTACAACATGTCAG GATCTCAAGCAAGCCCCAGGCGTCACAGCTCTGTGGACGAGTTGTATGGTCTGGTGAGCAGTTCACAATCCCTAACTGCTGCCAATGGACAACGTCAACGGTCTCTCTCGGACAGTGGTCCTAGAGACGAGTCCTCACAGTCTAATG GCCAAAACGAGACGCCGGGTGACGGGGACAGAGAAAGCATGAGTCCGGACTTATTATCGGACACTCCGCCTGTCCCACCAAGAAGAAGGGACAGGAAACGTCATACACCGCCCAGACCCATCAGCAATGGACTACCGCCTACACCCAAAGTTCACATGGGGGCGTGTTTCTCAAAA GTATTCAACGGCTGTCCCTTAAGAATACACTGCACCGCAAGTTGGATCCATCCGGACACAAGGGATCAACACCTATTGATCGCAGCAGAAGAAGGAATTTACAACTTGAACCTAAACGAACTTCATGAAACTGCTATAGACCAGCTGTACCCCAGACGTACGATCTGGATGTACGTCATCAAAGACGTTCTCATGTCTTTGTCCG GCAAAACTCCGCAACTATACAGACACGACTTATTAGCGATGCAGAGCAAACAGAGCCACAGGTTTTCACTGCACATGAACAAAATACCAGAGAGATTAGTCCCGAGGAAGTTTGCGCTGACCACCAAGGTCCCGGACACCAAGGGATGCACCAAATGCTGCGTTGGCAGAAATCCGTACAATGG GTACAAGTATCTTTGCGGTGCGATGCCTACGGGAATATTCCTGATGCAATGGTACGACCCACTGAACAAATTCATGCTCCTGAAACACTTCGACTGCTCCCTCCCTTCGCCGTTAAACGTATTCGAGATTATTATCACGCCCGAGATGGAGTATCCGATGGTGTGCGTGTCCGTGAAACAACCATATCAACAGAACAAATTGAAATTAGACTTGATCAACATGAATTCGGGGGCGAGCTGGTTTCACAGCGACGAACTGGAAGACATGGATGGTTCAG CCACTGTGATACCAAGAAGAGAAAACCTTCATGTCATCAATGTAACTCAGTTGGAGAAGAATGCTATACTAGTGTGTTACGACA ACGTAGTGAAAGTGGTGACACTGCAGGGGAAGCCCAGATCGACCAGAAAGCAAATGTCGGAGTTGCATTTTAACTTTGAAATCGAGTCCATCA TCTGCTTGCCAGATAGCGTACTAGCATTCCACAAGCATGGTATGCAAGGTAGGAGTTTTAAGAATGGCGAAGTTACGCAGGAGATCAGCGACCCGAGTAGAACGTACAGATTGCTAGGATCCGATAA GGTGGTGATGTTGGAGAGTCACTTGGTCCAGTCAGGCACGCTGACAGAATCCGAGGGAGCAGACTTGTACATACTTGCTGGACACGAGGCCAGTTACTAG
- the Hppy gene encoding MAP4K3-like protein hppy isoform X13 — translation MALNANALSSDISRRNPQDEYELIQRIGSGTYGDVYKAKRLSMNDLAAIKVIKLEPGDDFAIIQQEILMMKDCRHPNIIAYYGSYLRRDKLWICMEYCGGGSLQDIYHITGPLSEIQIAYMCRETLLGLAYLHSMGKMHRDIKSANILLTEAGDVKLADFGVSAQITATINKRKSFIGTPYWMAPEVAAVERKGGYNQLCDIWACGITAIELAELQPPMFDLHPMRALFLMSKSGFKPPTLKDKDKWSPTFHNFVKVALTKNPKKRPTAEKLLQHAFFQGEMSKRLALELLQKVSNPSHMFTDLEADEDGAVPNVPQRIASRHTARPRPKSPVPQLDSDDQINLDGTLQREVVSPSVDGSLGWDIMDIMNNVKTVHNCDAHPDCGIGTAFEDEQENIVAACEPTDNRESRRSKTGTEIFHMSLRSLLQYIDEELLLRATLPLGETSNDCELHCPYYNMSGQNETPGDGDRESMSPDLLSDTPPVPPRRRDRKRHTPPRPISNGLPPTPKVHMGACFSKVFNGCPLRIHCTASWIHPDTRDQHLLIAAEEGIYNLNLNELHETAIDQLYPRRTIWMYVIKDVLMSLSGKTPQLYRHDLLAMQSKQSHRFSLHMNKIPERLVPRKFALTTKVPDTKGCTKCCVGRNPYNGYKYLCGAMPTGIFLMQWYDPLNKFMLLKHFDCSLPSPLNVFEIIITPEMEYPMVCVSVKQPYQQNKLKLDLINMNSGASWFHSDELEDMDGSATVIPRRENLHVINVTQLEKNAILVCYDNVVKVVTLQGKPRSTRKQMSELHFNFEIESIICLPDSVLAFHKHGMQGRSFKNGEVTQEISDPSRTYRLLGSDKVVMLESHLVQSGTLTESEGADLYILAGHEASY, via the exons ATGGCTTTGAACGCGAACGCATTGTCCAGTGACATAAGCCGACGAAATCCTCAGGATGAGTACGAGCTCATCCAGAGGATAGGTAGCGGAACGTACGGAGACGTTTACAAG GCCAAAAGACTTTCCATGAATGACCTCGCCGCTATTAAGGTTATCAAATTGGAACCAG GGGATGATTTTGCAATTATTCAACAAGAAATCTTGATGATGAAAGATTGCAGGCATCCAAACATAATTGCATATTACGGGAGCTACCTGAGAAGGGATAAATTATGGATTTGTATGGAATACTGCGGAGGTGGTTCCCTGCAGGATATATATCACA TAACTGGACCATTGTCAGAAATACAAATAGCGTATATGTGCCGAGAGACCCTGTTGGGATTGGCTTACTTGCACAGTATGGGGAAGATGCATCGTGACATTAAAAGTGCCAATATATTATTAACAGAAGCTGGTGATGTGAAATTAGCCGACTTCGGAGTTTCAGCACAGATTACAGCCACTATTAATAAAAGGAAAAGTTTTATCGGCACACCCTATTGGATGGCACCAGAG GTGGCAGCTGTAGAAAGGAAAGGTGGCTACAATCAACTTTGTGATATTTGGGCATGCGGTATCACCGCGATAGAATTGGCGGAATTGCAGCCTCCCATGTTCGATCTGCATCCTATGCGAGCGCTTTTTCTCATGTCGAAGTCCGGTTTCAAACCGCCGACATTGAAAGACAAAGACAAATGGAGTCCGACATTCCACAATTTCGTGAAGGTCGCACTCACGAAAAATCCTAAAAAACGACCAACGGCTGAGAAACTCCTACAG CACGCGTTTTTTCAAGGCGAGATGAGCAAACGTTTAGCCTTGGAATTGTTGCAAAAGGTATCGAATCCTAGTCATATGTTTACTGATTTAGAAGCTGATGAAGACGGAGCCGTACCGAACGTTCCGCAAAGAATCGCTTCGCGTCATACTGCAAGACCTAGACCAAAAAGCCCCGTACCGCAATTAGATAGCGACG ATCAAATTAATCTAGATGGAACATTACAAAGGGAAGTAGTATCGCCGTCTGTGGATGGTAGTCTAGGATGGGATATTATGGATATCATGAATAATGTAAAG ACTGTTCATAACTGTGATGCGCATCCAGACTGTGGTATTGGTACTGCATTCGAAGACGAGCAAGAGAA TATTGTTGCCGCTTGCGAGCCAACAGATAATAGAGAATCGCGTCGAAGTAAAACAGGCACAGAAATATTTCATATGAGTTTAAG GAGTCTATTGCAGTACATTGATGAGGAGTTGTTGCTAAG AGCTACGCTTCCTCTGGGAGAGACATCGAATGATTGCGAATTGCACTGCCCGTACTACAACATGTCAG GCCAAAACGAGACGCCGGGTGACGGGGACAGAGAAAGCATGAGTCCGGACTTATTATCGGACACTCCGCCTGTCCCACCAAGAAGAAGGGACAGGAAACGTCATACACCGCCCAGACCCATCAGCAATGGACTACCGCCTACACCCAAAGTTCACATGGGGGCGTGTTTCTCAAAA GTATTCAACGGCTGTCCCTTAAGAATACACTGCACCGCAAGTTGGATCCATCCGGACACAAGGGATCAACACCTATTGATCGCAGCAGAAGAAGGAATTTACAACTTGAACCTAAACGAACTTCATGAAACTGCTATAGACCAGCTGTACCCCAGACGTACGATCTGGATGTACGTCATCAAAGACGTTCTCATGTCTTTGTCCG GCAAAACTCCGCAACTATACAGACACGACTTATTAGCGATGCAGAGCAAACAGAGCCACAGGTTTTCACTGCACATGAACAAAATACCAGAGAGATTAGTCCCGAGGAAGTTTGCGCTGACCACCAAGGTCCCGGACACCAAGGGATGCACCAAATGCTGCGTTGGCAGAAATCCGTACAATGG GTACAAGTATCTTTGCGGTGCGATGCCTACGGGAATATTCCTGATGCAATGGTACGACCCACTGAACAAATTCATGCTCCTGAAACACTTCGACTGCTCCCTCCCTTCGCCGTTAAACGTATTCGAGATTATTATCACGCCCGAGATGGAGTATCCGATGGTGTGCGTGTCCGTGAAACAACCATATCAACAGAACAAATTGAAATTAGACTTGATCAACATGAATTCGGGGGCGAGCTGGTTTCACAGCGACGAACTGGAAGACATGGATGGTTCAG CCACTGTGATACCAAGAAGAGAAAACCTTCATGTCATCAATGTAACTCAGTTGGAGAAGAATGCTATACTAGTGTGTTACGACA ACGTAGTGAAAGTGGTGACACTGCAGGGGAAGCCCAGATCGACCAGAAAGCAAATGTCGGAGTTGCATTTTAACTTTGAAATCGAGTCCATCA TCTGCTTGCCAGATAGCGTACTAGCATTCCACAAGCATGGTATGCAAGGTAGGAGTTTTAAGAATGGCGAAGTTACGCAGGAGATCAGCGACCCGAGTAGAACGTACAGATTGCTAGGATCCGATAA GGTGGTGATGTTGGAGAGTCACTTGGTCCAGTCAGGCACGCTGACAGAATCCGAGGGAGCAGACTTGTACATACTTGCTGGACACGAGGCCAGTTACTAG